The following proteins are encoded in a genomic region of Pseudomonas saponiphila:
- a CDS encoding MurR/RpiR family transcriptional regulator, producing MRNLLEQIQNRLEELNKAERKVAEVILLNPQQATRFSIAALAQAASVSEPTVNRFCRSFGVSGYPELKLQLAQSLASGAAYVSRAVEADDNPEAYTQKIFGSAIASLDSACQALDPNLISKAVDLLIQARQIHFFGLGASAPVAMDALHKFFRFNLAVTAHADVLMQRMIASVAHTGELFVIISYTGRTRELVEVARIARENGASVLGLTAENSPLAKASTLSLNIPLPEDTDIYMPMTSRIIQLTVLDVLATGMTLRRGVDFQPHLRKIKESLNASRYPVGDEFN from the coding sequence GTGCGAAATCTTCTGGAGCAGATCCAGAACCGCCTTGAAGAACTGAACAAAGCGGAACGTAAAGTCGCCGAAGTCATCCTGCTCAACCCGCAGCAGGCGACTCGCTTCAGCATCGCCGCCCTGGCCCAGGCCGCCTCGGTGAGCGAACCGACGGTCAATCGCTTCTGCCGCTCCTTCGGCGTCAGCGGCTACCCGGAACTCAAGCTGCAACTGGCCCAGAGCCTGGCCAGCGGCGCGGCCTACGTCAGCCGCGCGGTGGAGGCCGACGACAACCCCGAAGCCTACACGCAAAAGATCTTCGGCAGCGCCATCGCCTCCCTGGACAGCGCCTGCCAGGCCCTGGACCCGAACCTGATCAGCAAGGCCGTCGACCTGTTGATCCAGGCCCGGCAGATCCACTTCTTCGGCCTCGGCGCCTCGGCCCCGGTGGCCATGGATGCGCTGCACAAGTTCTTCCGTTTCAACCTGGCGGTCACCGCCCATGCCGACGTGCTGATGCAGCGCATGATCGCCTCGGTGGCCCACACCGGCGAGCTGTTCGTGATCATCTCCTACACCGGCCGCACCCGCGAACTGGTGGAAGTGGCACGCATTGCCCGGGAAAACGGCGCATCGGTGCTGGGGCTGACCGCGGAAAACTCGCCCCTGGCCAAGGCCAGCACCCTGAGCCTGAACATTCCGCTGCCGGAAGACACCGACATCTACATGCCGATGACCTCGCGGATCATCCAGCTCACCGTGCTCGACGTGCTGGCCACCGGCATGACCCTGCGCCGCGGCGTGGACTTCCAGCCGCACCTGCGCAAGATCAAGGAAAGCCTCAACGCCAGCCGCTATCCGGTGGGCGACGAGTTCAACTGA
- a CDS encoding carbohydrate porin produces the protein MKKRHSNTRLLCQLSAAAALVLSGHALADEAFSASSKWMTGDWGGERTKLIEQGIDIKADYVGEMGANLRGGYNDDKTGRYSDQFGLGVAFDLQKLLGWDNTQAKIQLTNRNGQNISNDRIGDPRAGTLSSSQEVYGRGHMVRLTQLWVQHQFLDGKLDVKAGYFGEGEDFNTFPCEFQNLAFCGSQVGNWATGIWYNWPVSQAALRVKYNITPELYAQIGAYNQNPSQLEHGNGFKLSGSGTKGTVLPVELVWSPKLNSLPGEYRVGYYKSTADANDVRKDVNGQDAADTGKAYRVHDSKHGYWFVAQQQLTTHNGDASRGLNIAANATFHDKDTNVVDNYQSLMFVYKGPFDARPKDDVGIGFARIHVNDDVRKNAQLINEDNGISNYDNPLYMPLRDTEYNYEINYGFHVTNWLTVRPNLQYITHPGGVEQVDNAVVAGLKIQSVF, from the coding sequence ATGAAAAAGCGACACAGCAACACTCGGCTGCTTTGCCAGCTGTCAGCGGCTGCGGCATTGGTCTTGTCCGGCCATGCCCTGGCTGACGAGGCGTTCAGCGCCAGTTCCAAGTGGATGACCGGCGACTGGGGCGGTGAGCGCACCAAGCTGATCGAGCAGGGGATCGACATCAAGGCCGACTACGTCGGGGAAATGGGCGCCAACCTGCGTGGTGGCTACAACGACGACAAGACCGGGCGCTACAGCGACCAGTTCGGCCTTGGCGTGGCTTTCGATCTGCAGAAACTGCTGGGCTGGGACAACACCCAGGCCAAGATCCAGCTGACCAACCGCAACGGTCAGAACATCTCCAATGACCGCATCGGCGACCCCCGTGCCGGCACCCTGAGTTCCTCCCAGGAAGTCTACGGTCGTGGGCACATGGTGCGGCTGACCCAGCTGTGGGTTCAGCACCAGTTCCTTGACGGCAAGCTGGACGTCAAGGCTGGTTATTTCGGCGAGGGCGAAGACTTCAACACCTTCCCCTGCGAGTTCCAGAACCTGGCCTTCTGCGGCTCCCAGGTGGGCAACTGGGCCACCGGCATCTGGTACAACTGGCCGGTCAGCCAGGCGGCGTTGCGCGTCAAGTACAACATCACCCCCGAGCTGTATGCGCAGATCGGCGCCTACAACCAGAACCCTTCGCAACTGGAGCACGGCAACGGCTTCAAGCTCAGCGGCAGCGGCACCAAGGGCACGGTGTTGCCGGTGGAATTGGTCTGGTCGCCCAAGCTCAATAGCCTGCCGGGCGAATACCGCGTGGGTTACTACAAGAGCACGGCCGACGCCAATGACGTGCGCAAGGACGTCAACGGCCAGGACGCCGCGGACACAGGCAAAGCCTATCGCGTGCACGACAGCAAGCACGGCTACTGGTTCGTTGCCCAGCAGCAGCTCACCACGCACAACGGTGACGCTTCCCGTGGCCTGAACATCGCCGCCAACGCCACCTTCCACGACAAGGACACCAACGTCGTCGACAACTACCAGTCGTTGATGTTCGTCTACAAGGGGCCGTTCGACGCCCGTCCGAAAGATGACGTGGGCATCGGTTTCGCGCGTATCCACGTCAACGACGATGTGCGCAAGAACGCCCAGCTGATCAATGAGGACAACGGCATCAGCAACTACGACAACCCGCTGTACATGCCGCTGCGCGATACGGAATACAACTACGAGATCAACTACGGTTTCCACGTGACCAACTGGCTGACCGTGCGCCCCAACCTGCAATACATCACCCATCCGGGCGGCGTGGAGCAAGTGGATAACGCGGTGGTGGCCGGGCTGAAAATTCAGTCGGTGTTCTAG
- a CDS encoding D-hexose-6-phosphate mutarotase, which yields MHEHPLQRFFKSLRERPVFAWERYQMRDVLVIDHPLCQAVFSRQGAQLLHFQPAGQKPWLWCASKWPQVGAIRGGVPVCWPWYGRHPSENAWPSHGWARLLDWKLLDSSNDEDGVRLHWQLQLCDWKVDLHAHLGQGMDLRLSTEHQDTEPCQLSQALHAYWRIGDVGEVALSGLDGAQGYDQLNRQACQQQGELRVEGGCQRVFQHEGELQLKDHAWQRELCIDTGDDADTVVWHPGSRPLLGVSWNEVSRFVCVEAAAGGTDSLCLAPGEQAHLSLQARAAV from the coding sequence ATGCATGAGCATCCGCTACAACGCTTTTTCAAATCCTTGCGTGAACGCCCGGTGTTCGCCTGGGAGCGCTATCAGATGCGCGATGTGCTGGTGATCGATCACCCGCTGTGCCAGGCGGTGTTCAGTCGCCAGGGGGCCCAGTTGCTGCACTTCCAGCCGGCCGGGCAGAAGCCCTGGCTGTGGTGCGCCTCGAAGTGGCCGCAAGTGGGGGCGATCCGTGGTGGGGTGCCGGTGTGCTGGCCCTGGTATGGCCGTCACCCCAGCGAGAATGCCTGGCCGTCCCACGGTTGGGCGCGGCTCCTGGACTGGAAGCTGCTGGACAGCAGCAACGATGAGGACGGCGTGCGCCTGCACTGGCAATTGCAGCTGTGCGACTGGAAGGTGGACCTGCATGCGCATCTGGGCCAGGGCATGGACCTGCGCCTGAGCACCGAGCATCAGGACACTGAACCCTGCCAGTTGAGCCAGGCTTTGCACGCCTACTGGCGTATTGGCGACGTCGGCGAGGTAGCGCTGTCTGGGCTCGATGGCGCCCAGGGTTACGACCAGTTGAATCGCCAGGCCTGCCAGCAGCAGGGCGAGTTGCGGGTCGAGGGCGGTTGCCAGCGGGTGTTCCAGCACGAAGGCGAGTTGCAGCTCAAGGATCACGCCTGGCAACGCGAGCTGTGCATCGATACCGGTGACGACGCCGACACCGTGGTCTGGCATCCGGGGAGCCGGCCGCTGCTGGGAGTGAGCTGGAATGAGGTGTCGCGGTTTGTCTGTGTCGAAGCGGCTGCCGGGGGCACCGACAGCCTATGCCTGGCGCCGGGGGAGCAGGCGCACCTGAGCTTGCAGGCGCGGGCTGCGGTGTAG
- the zwf gene encoding glucose-6-phosphate dehydrogenase: MPSITVEPCTFALFGALGDLALRKLFPALYQLDAAGLLHENTRILALAREPGSELEHLANIETELRKYVGDKDIDAEVLKTFLARLSYLHVDFLKAEDYVALAERVGSEQRLIAYFATPAAVYGAICENLSKVGLNQHTRVVLEKPIGSDLDSSRKVNDAVAQFFPENRIYRIDHYLGKETVQNLIALRFANSLFETQWNQNYISHVEITVAEKVGIEGRWGYFDKAGQLRDMIQNHLLQLLCLIAMDPPADLSADSIRDEKVKVLKALAPISPEGLTTQVVRGQYIAGHSEGQSVPGYLEEENSNTQSDTETFVALRADIRNWRWAGVPFYLRTGKRMPQKLSQIVIHFKEPSHYIFAPEQRLQISNKLIIRLQPDEGISLRVMTKEQGLDKGMQLRSGPLQLNFSDTYRSARIPDAYERLLLEVMRGNQNLFVRKDEIEAAWKWCDQLIAGWKKSGDAPKPYAAGSWGPMSSIALITRDGRSWYGDI, from the coding sequence ATGCCTTCGATTACGGTTGAACCCTGCACCTTTGCCTTGTTCGGCGCGTTGGGCGATCTGGCGCTGCGTAAGCTGTTTCCTGCCTTGTACCAACTCGATGCCGCCGGTCTGCTGCACGAGAACACGCGGATTCTGGCCCTGGCCCGTGAGCCGGGCAGCGAGCTGGAGCACCTGGCGAACATCGAAACCGAGTTGCGCAAGTACGTCGGCGACAAGGACATCGATGCCGAGGTTCTCAAGACCTTTCTGGCCCGCCTGAGCTACCTGCATGTGGACTTCCTCAAGGCCGAGGACTACGTGGCCCTGGCCGAGCGCGTCGGCAGCGAACAGCGCCTGATCGCCTACTTCGCCACTCCGGCCGCGGTGTATGGCGCGATCTGCGAGAACCTGTCGAAGGTCGGGCTCAACCAGCACACCCGCGTGGTCCTGGAAAAACCCATCGGCTCGGACCTGGATTCCTCGCGCAAGGTCAACGACGCGGTGGCCCAGTTCTTCCCGGAAAACCGCATCTACCGGATCGACCACTACCTGGGCAAGGAGACGGTGCAGAACCTGATCGCCCTGCGTTTCGCCAACAGCCTGTTCGAAACCCAGTGGAACCAGAATTACATCTCCCACGTGGAAATCACCGTGGCCGAGAAGGTCGGCATCGAAGGCCGCTGGGGCTATTTCGACAAGGCCGGCCAACTGCGGGACATGATCCAGAATCACCTGCTGCAACTGCTCTGCCTGATCGCCATGGACCCACCGGCGGACCTCTCCGCCGACAGCATCCGTGACGAGAAGGTCAAGGTGCTCAAGGCCCTGGCGCCCATCAGCCCGGAAGGCCTGACCACCCAGGTGGTGCGTGGCCAGTACATTGCCGGCCACAGTGAAGGCCAGTCGGTGCCGGGTTACCTGGAGGAAGAAAACTCCAATACCCAGAGCGACACTGAAACCTTCGTCGCCCTGCGTGCCGATATCCGCAACTGGCGCTGGGCCGGGGTGCCGTTCTACCTGCGCACCGGCAAGCGCATGCCGCAGAAGCTGTCGCAGATCGTCATCCACTTCAAGGAACCGTCGCACTACATCTTCGCCCCCGAGCAGCGCCTGCAGATCAGCAACAAGCTGATCATTCGCCTGCAGCCGGACGAAGGTATCTCGCTGCGGGTGATGACCAAGGAACAAGGCCTGGACAAGGGCATGCAACTGCGCAGCGGTCCGTTGCAGCTGAATTTTTCCGATACCTATCGCAGCGCGCGGATCCCCGATGCCTACGAGCGGTTGCTGTTGGAAGTGATGCGCGGCAATCAGAACCTGTTTGTCCGCAAAGATGAAATCGAAGCCGCGTGGAAGTGGTGTGACCAGTTGATTGCCGGGTGGAAGAAATCCGGCGATGCGCCCAAGCCGTATGCGGCCGGGTCCTGGGGGCCGATGAGCTCGATTGCTCTGATCACGCGGGATGGGAGGTCCTGGTATGGCGATATCTGA